The following are encoded together in the Euwallacea fornicatus isolate EFF26 chromosome 29, ASM4011564v1, whole genome shotgun sequence genome:
- the LOC136347696 gene encoding juvenile hormone epoxide hydrolase 1-like, with the protein MSWMFRSVVVGIIAITAVLVYNKLFEVNILPPLEEKWWGSGPVTNQPPKITTKPIDFPQSALDDLNFRLHHTKSFYPSLEGVKQYYGIHNTVLQNVFEYWKNQYNWTERLRFLNQYSHNFVQIRGLDVHFLHIKPNLTQGQNVKVLPLMMVHGWLSTFREFYEVIPSLTQPQKGKNFVFELIIPSLPGFAFSEATRKPGLSPAYMAQIFKELMDIVGFDRYYVYGGDWGSSVVTHLTARYPEKIIGMHSTLCLNWSPLAHLMFVIGHFWPSLIYEENEVQLSYNKQNTLMFVLEETGYFHIQGTKPDTVGVALRESPMGLAGYILEKVITVTNPYFRDREDGALTEKYTMEQILDNIMIYWLTESITSSMRIYAEALANFELEFMILQKVHIYTPAGCARFPYELSLTPRSILTKRLKNLVHLTQYDTGGHFAALEEPDLFANDLYLFAEKVENIKKSD; encoded by the exons ATGTCGTGGATGTTTCGCAGCGTTGTCGTTGGAATTATTGCTATAACTGCGGTTTTGgtttacaataaattatttgaag tcAACATTCTTCCCCCTTTGGAAGAAAAATGGTGGGGTAGTGGCCCTGTTACTAACCAACCCCCCAAAATCACTACCAAACCAATTGACTTCCCTCAAAGC GCCCTTGATGACTTAAACTTTCGTCTGCATCACACAAAATCCTTTTATCCAAGCCTAGAAGGTGTGAAACAATATTATGGAATACACAATACAGTTCTTCAAAACGTTTTCGAGTACTGGAAAAACCAGTACAACTGGACTGAGAGACTGCGGTTCCTGAATCAATACTCTCACAATTTTGTCCAGATTAGAGGTTTGGATGTGCATTTCCTGCATATCAAGCCGAATTTGACCCAAGGGCAAAACGTGAAAGTTTTACCCTTGATGATGGTGCATGGGTGGTTGAGCACCTTTAGGGAGTTTTATGAGGTTATTCCTAGCCTGACTCAACCTCAAAAAG GTAAAAATTTTGTCTTCGAGCTAATAATCCCTTCATTGCCCGGATTCGCTTTCTCGGAGGCCACTAGGAAGCCAGGACTCTCTCCAGCTTACATGGCTCAAATTTTCAAGGAACTAATGGATATTGTAGGCTTTGATAGGTATTATGTTTATGGGGGGGATTGGGGCAGCAGCGTCGTCACCCATTTAACAGCAAGATATCCCGAGAAAATCATTGGAATGCACAGTACTTTGTGCCTGAATTGGAGCCCTTTGGCACACCTTAT GTTTGTTATAGGACATTTTTGGCCCAGTTTGATTTATGAGGAAAATGAGGTTCAGCTCTCCTACAACAAGCAAAATACTTTGATGTTTGTTTTAGAGGAAACTGGATATTTCCATATACAGGGAACTAAGCCTGATACCGTTG GGGTGGCTTTAAGGGAAAGTCCCATGGGTTTGGCAGGCTATATACTGGAAAAAGTGATAACCGTCACTAATCCGTACTTCAGGGATCGGGAAGATGGAGCTTTGACTGAAAAGTACACAATGGAACAGATTTTGGACAATATCATGATCTATTGGCTCACGGAATCCATTACAAGCTCCATGCGGATTTATGCTGAGGCTTTGGCAAATTTTGAGTTGGAATTTATGATTCTTCAAAA ggTACACATCTACACCCCTGCAGGATGCGCCAGGTTTCCTTACGAGTTGAGCTTGACTCCTCGTTCAATCTTGACTAAACGGCTGAAAAATTTGGTGCATTTGACTCAGTATGACACAGGAGGTCATTTTGCTGCATTAGAGGAGCCGGATTTGTTTGCAAATGATTTGTATTTGTTTGCGGAGAAAGTAGAGAACATTAAGAAGTctgattaa